Proteins from one Heptranchias perlo isolate sHepPer1 unplaced genomic scaffold, sHepPer1.hap1 HAP1_SCAFFOLD_472, whole genome shotgun sequence genomic window:
- the LOC137313763 gene encoding tubulin polymerization-promoting protein family member 3-like, translated as MAEGAGSLPDRLEQSFRRFAIHGDTKATGNDMTGKNFAKLCKDCKVIDGKAVTSTDVDIVFTKVKAKAARVITYEEFKQALKELAKKRFKDMSEAEALEAVYALIAGKEPALVGITKAARAGAVDRLTDTSKFTGSHKERFDESGRGKGRAGRENLVENTGFVAAYKGKGTYNEKVKGSK; from the exons ATGGCGGAAGGAGCAGGGAGCCTCCCGGACCGGCTGGAGCAGTCGTTCCGCCGGTTCGCCATCCACGGGGACACCAAGGCCACCGGCAACGACATGACGGGCAAGAACTTTGCCAAGCTCTGCAAGGACTGCAAGGTGATCGATGGCAAGGCCGTCACCAGCACTGACGTCGACATCGTCTTCACCAAGGTCAA GGCCAAGGCAGCTCGCGTAATAACTTATGAGGAGTTCAAACAGGCACTGAAGGAACTGGCCAAGAAAAGGTTTAAGGACATGAGCGAGGCCGAGGCCCTGGAGGCAGTTTACGCTCTCATTGCTGGGAAGGAACCAGCACTGGTGGGAATCACG AAGGCCGCGAGAGCTGGGGCCGTGGATCGGCTGACGGACACGTCCAAGTTCACCGGGTCCCACAAGGAGAGGTTCGACGAAAGCGGGAGGGGCAAAGGCAGGGCGGGCCGCGAAAACCTGGTGGAGAACACGGGATTCGTGGCGGCCTACAAGGGGAAGGGCACCTACAACGAGAAGGTCAAAGGCTCAAAGTGA